One Aethina tumida isolate Nest 87 chromosome 5, icAetTumi1.1, whole genome shotgun sequence genomic window carries:
- the LOC109593890 gene encoding neuropeptide F receptor-like, whose translation MSDDNNQTNETFDWVQQVMNRSKDVDQGLINSYTSNKAIEEPAYTYLIIFYGILITFGALGNTLVIIAVVRKPAMRTPRNLFILNLAIADWLLCTVTMPLTLMEILAQYFPLGNSPFLCKTIGAMQATSIFVSTISITAIALDRYQVIVYPTRESLQLCGATVILFVIWTVAFLLASPLLISKSLSHHVVELESTTLIVNFCYEDWPVQHGRAFYSIFSLIFQYTLPIIIVSVAYIRISYKLRYRFAAGFVSSDDNTNRNRRELRGRRLQKTNILLGSIAIIFCISWIPLNLYNLLADFSLTTSFSTQQARICYAICHMIGMSSACSNPILYGCLNENFWKEFKEILCRASPSDQPTKEEPRKLSLRQQCQKVLGRPKPDLVTNANEYQPCNTASSDTTVITKS comes from the exons ATGTCCGACGACAACAATCAAACGAACGAAACGTTCGACTGGGTCCAACAAGTGATGAACAGGAGCAAGGACGTGGACCAGGGATTGATAAACAGTTACACCAGCAACAAGGCCATAGAGGAGCCCGCCTATACGTATTTGATAATCTTTTATGGGATTCTAATAACGTTTGGGGCATTAGGAAACACCCTAGTG ATAATCGCGGTGGTGAGAAAACCGGCGATGCGAACGCCGAGGAACTTGTTCATCTTGAACTTGGCGATAGCCGATTGGCTCCTTTGCACCGTCACGATGCCGTTGACGCTTATGGAGATCCTGGCACAGTATTTCCCGTTGGGGAACAGTCCGTTCCTGTGCAAGACCATCGGTGCGATGCAGGCGACGAGCATTTTCGTCTCGACGATTTCCATAACGGCGATTGCCCTCGACAGGTATCAA gTGATCGTCTACCCGACGCGGGAGAGTTTACAGCTATGCGGGGCCACCGTCATCCTGTTCGTAATTTGGACGGTGGCCTTCCTCCTCGCCTCACCGCTGCTTATATCCAAATCTCTATCCCACCACGTCGTGGAGCTCGAGTCCACCACCCTGATCGTCAACTTCTGCTACGAGGACTGGCCGGTGCAACACGGACGGGCGTTCTACTCGATTTTCTCGTTGATCTTCCAGTACACACTCCCGATCATCATCGTATCG GTCGCCTACATAAGGATATCGTACAAACTGCGCTACAGATTCGCAGCAGGTTTCGTCAGCAGCGACGATAACACGAACAGAAACAGACGCGAGCTACGCGGACGTAGATTACAGAAAACCAACATCCTGCTAGGTTCCATCGCTATCATCTTCTGTATCAGCTGGATACCGTTGAATTTGTACAACCTTCTCGCCGATTTCAGTCTAACCACCAGCTTCTCCACGCAGCAGGCCAGGATTTGCTACGCGATCTGTCACATGATCG GAATGTCATCGGCTTGTTCGAACCCGATTCTGTACGGATGCCTGAACGAGAACTTCTGGAAGGAGTTCAAGGAGATCCTGTGCCGTGCCTCACCGTCTGATCAGCCAACGAAGGAGGAGCCGCGGAAGCTGTCGCTGCGTCAACAATGTCAAAAGGTACTGGGCAGGCCCAAACCCGATTTGGTGACCAACGCCAACGAATATCAGCCCTGCAACACGGCCAGTTCCGACACGACCGTAATAACAAAGAGCTAG
- the LOC109593901 gene encoding insulin-like growth factor-binding protein complex acid labile subunit yields the protein MAIWFILITITLNVQAASVVEVDKECTKHASQLGGQQITCANVTSKFFENFTVPLNRSHWLTCTNCTMRTLDERTFNFTRNNISLLFLADAKIKTLKRHVFVRMPGLKVLILKENCIDSIDQKAFSGIKKLTQLDLSGNNLRILVNNLFTDLENLDILSLNRNNIFYMQPDAFVGLKNLKYLYLSNNGLNKLEEKTFKYLPNLRILYLENNCIYEIHYLAFYNLSRLNYLYLNNNSINYLVQFNFKPLSSLINLQLRYNNLTEIQTSSFNGLKNIKFLYLGDNHLTSIKPYGFIGLESLEYLEMNNNDFETMNYSELCDMKNLKVLWMENNSISNFQIDYKSEVQNSLVVLGLGFNNFSFLNYKLLYNKMPNVKDIYVNDNAWKCEAFVNMYNFFDSNNVSLCSYSTCDSNSTKSYIDSLCHTVDSDDLDDDDFPTDFSTDSSNKIETSIIVYSAILIFFVEII from the coding sequence ATGGCAATATGGTTCATTTTAATAACCATAACGTTAAACGTACAGGCAGCTTCGGTCGTGGAGGTGGACAAAGAGTGCACGAAACACGCGAGCCAGTTGGGCGGTCAGCAGATCACGTGCGCGAACGTGACGTCCAAGTTCTTCGAAAATTTCACCGTCCCTTTGAACAGGTCGCACTGGTTGACCTGCACCAACTGCACCATGAGGACTTTGGATGAGCGCACGTTCAACTTCACGCGCAACAACATCAGTCTGCTGTTCCTGGCCGACGCCAAGATTAAGACGTTGAAGAGGCACGTCTTCGTCCGCATGCCCGGACTGAAAGTGCTGATACTGAAGGAGAACTGCATCGACAGCATCGATCAGAAGGCTTTCAGTGGCATTAAAAAGCTGACGCAGCTGGATTTAAGCGGGAACAACCTAAGGATTCTGGTCAACAACTTGTTTACGGACTTGGAGAACTTGGACATATTGAGTTTGAACCGcaacaacattttttacatgcaGCCGGACGCGTTTGTCGGGTTGAAGAACTTGAAGTACTTGTACTTGAGCAACAACGGGCTTAACAAGTTGGAGGAAAAGACTTTTAAGTACTTGCCGAACTTGAGGATCTTGTATTTGGAGAACAATTGCATTTACGAGATTCACTATTTggcgttttataatttaagtcgtttgaattatttatatttaaacaacaacagtataaactatttagtacaatttaattttaagccgTTATCTAGTCTGATTAATCTTCAATTGAGGTACAACAACCTGACAGAGATACAAACAAGTTCCTTTAAtggtttgaaaaatattaaattcttgtaTTTGGGTGATAATCATTTAACCAGCATCAAACCTTACGGTTTTATTGGACTGGAGTCGTTGGAGTATTTGGAGATGAACAACAACGATTTCGAGACGATGAATTATTCAGAACTCTgtgatatgaaaaatttaaaagtgctTTGGATGGAAAACAATAGTATCAGTAATTTTCAGATTGATTACAAGTCGGAAGTACAAAATTCGTTGGTCGTTTTGGGTTTAGGTTTTAACAATTTCTCGttcctaaattataaattgttgtacAACAAAATGCCAAATGTTAAAGATATTTACGTGAACGATAACGCGTGGAAGTGTGAAgcttttgtaaatatgtacaatttttttgatagCAACAACGTGAGTTTGTGCAGTTATTCTACGTGTGATTCGAACAGTACCAAAAGTTATATCGATTCACTTTGTCATACAGTCGATTCGGACGATTTGGATGACGATGATTTTCCTACAGACTTTTCTACTGATAGTTCGAATAAGATAGAAACCAGTATTATAGTTTATAGTgcgattttgattttttttgttgagattatttga
- the LOC109593891 gene encoding cilia- and flagella-associated protein 65-like produces the protein MTSECDTTKCMDDEIPTISESAPTIVPFHVYKINFEQVFINFIKIKSVTIKNPKLNETAEYSIVRNSRVNPIYQVFNLNKYHGYSNPQNDIELKIKFQPNVPFLDFMERFEIWFGVNTLAILLCFGTCVAPIIETNSTDLYFFKNNANTFCMQSIILTNKSEVPAIFEFDAEEDQEIFAVQKPVMGKIGGHSKHKIFFQFKPKRMGMYAMRLSCLICYHEPIIINLFGIYSQTNYSQKDIKYYPFPETELNGYSGYFRDVKELKTYVPPISLSQTFINFGGVNLSQNRDNFTTETFCITNHLKNGVRVEWLSEGKIFIVNPGSISIPPCESMSFECRFKPCSPGRMYAKTLRAQIFWNYDEDPKSISVPLTETVRVVGHSFTESEIIAKARVDPSVIVLPPCIPSQTVATTFIIENTGTIPVMFKFVPPKYTNILLKPRIGVIVNQKLVAIQFQIHEMEQQTCIEQWTLILNDNCEKYLPVYLKVECGLPDITVDQNNIVNFETVHEGTRTSKMIQIKNNTIYKLGYEFKLDNAGFFNVDPIAGTLNPYNETTVKMSYSAVTCSKSKCKERVVVYLANNRFQLHQFFHSFYVFAEKEKTNLFACPSDLKLGKITCGYEVDFNFKLNNFGKSPIHYKLFVVESKVLSQDENKHDTFTITPNSGTIYPKGLHVVRVQGTARAVGENSIKIAYINKFDQYSPLFGTLEVVTVFHLTYSCCYTTVEFTDIIEHNFGKLITKKHLWEMLQINQINSLIYSCRMGELKEVHAVLPEMVKSYTPLWVIFSVKNESSPKLPIKVTRKKNCDCKMENSASLTRWVKKYNCPHREMLSIDYQINPVDELDYCTFNVKFHVEDENMLSFYLNVPEDRRILVNFKMVAVPMDTHFISFYKNYHIQLLDTYIGDKNSILQLHWLYNSTPVDISYTFDVSVIKELCNKEGFHVLELYNYEGLIPHDSRYSLHIRFQPIEVKKYEVSLSGIMGNENVTLKITGHGTKELSKPQTIDTSMPEICSTDPIKNQICLSRDYMIVEIFPIWCNVYKMIFIRNTSKEHVFYYEFKDIIHTPFIELKVEENKQGFLKPKQTQNIIVTIKSFQEAICSDVILYCSVVNMSDVYLHEHYKNTSNSSLTDHDSILTDDSSAPLPYTLTLHLYIHTISSLDKDLYLSTDAQLKYIKGTHITVDPLILTPSVSFSSYFSTKVDNIIVLDKRHTEGILRKSIETMIGTVVFSNMFRKLLELSIDQKPPIYKSVRNPFAYTHGNTSDLTKLHHRDAADILSRPKIFELAKCFQTVMNDMFTDTYNFKHISSVEECMTEIEKFIGKYSECDKSCACKKKH, from the exons ATGACTTCAGAATGTGACACGACAAAATGTATGGACGACGAAATCCCGACTATTTCAGAATCCGCCCCCACAATAGTACCATTCCATgtttacaaaatcaatttcgAACAAGTCttcatcaattttatcaaaatcaaaTCGGTGAcgataaaaaatccaaagttaAATGAAACCGCCGAATACAGTATCGTGCGTAATTCGAGGGTCAACCCCATTTATCAAGTGTTCAACTTGAACAAATACCATGGATACTCCAACCCTCAAAACGACATAGAACTGAAGATTAAATTCCAGCCTAATGTGCCCTTCTTGGACTTCATGGAACGTTTCGAGATTTGGTTCGGCGTTAACACTCTAGCTATTCTGCTTTGCTTCGGAACGTGTGTTGCCCCAATCATCGAAACTAACTCCACAGATTTGTATTTCTTCAAAAACAACGCAAACACTTTCTGCATGCAAAGCATTATTTTAACCAACAAGTCTGAGGTTCCAGCCATTTTCGAATTCGATGCGGAGGAAGATCAGGAAATTTTTGCCGTTCAAAAACCCGTCATGGGCAAAATTGGAGGTCATTCAAAGCACAAAATCTTCTTCCAATTCAAACCGAAACGAATGGGGATGTACGCAATGCGTTTGTCCTGTCTGATTTGTTACCAC GAGcccataataattaatttgttcggAATATACTCGCAGACCAACTACAGCCAAAAggacataaaatattacccTTTTCCCGAGACTGAGCTGAACGGCTACAGTGGCTATTTCAGAGATGTGAAAGAACTGAAAACATACGTGCCACCGATATCGTTAAGCCAAACCTTCATCAATTTCGGAGGGGTGAACCTGAGCCAGAACCGGGACAATTTCACCACGGAAACCTTCTGCATCACCAACCACCTGAAGAACGGCGTACGAGTTGAGTGGTTGTCTG agggAAAAATCTTCATTGTAAATCCGGGAAGTATTTCCATTCCACCCTGCGAGTCCATGAGTTTTGAGTGCCGATTCAAACCTTGCAGTCCAGGCAGGATGTACGCCAAGACCCTACGGGCGCAAATTTTTTGGAACTACGACGAAGATCCCAAATCTATTTCGGTACCACTTACTGAAACGGTCCGAGTCGTCG GTCATTCGTTTACGGAGAGTGAAATAATAGCTAAAGCTCGCGTTGACCCTTCTGTTATAGTTCTACCTCCTTGTATACCCAGCCAAACTGTAGCAACCACTTTTATTATCGAAAACACTGGTACCATTCCTGTTATGTTCAAGTTTGTGCCACCCAAATACAC taatatacttttaaaacctAGAATAGGCGTGATTGTGAATCAAAAACTGGTCGCCATACAATTCCAGATACACGAAATGGAACAACAAACGTGCATAGAACAATGGACATTAATTTTGAACGATAACTGCGAAAAGTATCTTCCAGTGTATTTGAAAGTTGAATGTGGATTACCTGATATTACTGTAGACCAGAacaacattgttaactttgaAACAGTCCACGAAGGCACACGTACATCTAAAATGATAcagataaaaaacaatactatTTACAAATTAGG ATATGAATTTAAGTTGGATAACGCCGGATTCTTCAATGTAGATCCAATAGCTGGTACTTTGAATCCGTACAACGAAACGACAGTGAAGATGAGTTACTCAGCAGTAACTTGTTCAAAGTCAAAATGCAAGGAACGTGTGGTGGTGTATTTGGCCAACAACCGATTCCAACTCCACCAATTTTTCCATTCGTTCTACGTATTTGCCGAAAAAGAGAagactaatttattt GCTTGTCCGTCAGATTTGAAACTGGGTAAAATAACTTGCGGATACGAGGtggatttcaattttaaactaaacaatttCGGCAAATCACCGATTCATTACAAGTTGTTTGTTGTCGAATCGAAAGTTTTATCGCAGGATGAAAATAAACACGACACCTTCACGATTACACCAAACTCTGGCACGATTTATCCGAAAGGACTCCACGTTGTAAGAGTTCAAGGTACTGCCAGAGCCGTTGGTGAAAATAGCATCAAAATTgcatacattaataaatttgaccaGTACTCTCCGTTATTTGGAACACTGGAAGTGGTCACGGTCTTCCATTTGACTTACAGCTGTTGTTACACTACTGTGGAGTTTACTGATATTATAGAACACAACTTTGGGAAACTGATAACGAAAAAACATCTCTGGGAAATGCTTCAAATAAATCA AATTAACTCTTTGATATATTCGTGTCGAATGGGCGAGTTGAAAGAAGTACACGCGGTACTTCCAGAGATGGTTAAGTCCTATACACCACTTTGGgttatattttcagttaagAATGAATCATCGCCGAAATTGCCTATTAAAGTTActcgaaaaaaaaattgcgaCTGCAAAATGGAAAACAGTGCCAGTCTGACGCGGTGGgtcaaaaaatacaattgtcCTCATCGTGAAATGCTTTCAATCGACTACCAGATAAATCCTGTG GACGAACTTGATTATTGTACTTTCAATGTTAAATTCCACGTTGAAGATGAGAATATGTTGTCCTTCTATTTAAATGTGCCTGAGGACAGGCGGATTCTTGTCAATTTTAAGATGGTGGCAGTACCAATGGACACGCACTTCatctcattttataaaaactaccacATACAGCTATTGGACACGTACATAGGGGAcaagaattcaattttacagCTGCACTGGTTGTACAACAGTACGCCTGTGGATATTTCTTATACCTTCGACGTCAGtgttattaaagaattgtGCAACAAAGAAGGATTTCACGTTTTAGAACTGTACAATTACGAGGGCCTTATACCCCATGATTCCAGATATTCGTTGCATATTAGATTTCAACCCATAGAAGtgaaaaaatatgaa GTGAGCCTATCGGGTATAATGGGCAACGAAAATGTAACGTTGAAAATAACCGGACATGGTACAAAGGAGCTGAGCAAACCCCAAACAATCGACACATCAATGCCTGAAATATGTTCAACTGACCCCATTAAAAATCAGATTTGCCTTTCAAGGGATTATATGATAGTAGAAATTTTCCCGATTTGGTGCAATGTTTACAAAATGATCTTTATCAGAAATACTTCAAAAGAACACGTCTTTTATTACGAATTTAAAGA caTAATTCATACACCCTTCATAGAACTAAAAGTAGAAGAGAACAAGCAAGGATTTTTAAAACCAAAACAAACCCAAAACATTATAGTAACTATCAAATCGTTTCAAGAAGCGATTTGTAGCGACGTTATACTGTATTGTTCAGTTGTTAATATGAGTGATGTATATTTACATGAACACTATAAAAATACTTCGAATTCATCTTTAACTGATCACGATAGCATTCTCACAGATGATTCGAGTGCACCACTTCCTTATACGTTGACTTTGCACTTGTACATCCATACAATCAGTTCATTGGataaagatttatatttgagCACGGACGCACagcttaaatatataaaagggaCGCACATCACCGTGGATCCTCTTATTTTAACACCTTCTGTATCATTTTCATCATATTTTAGTACAAAAgttgataatattattgtactaGACAAAAGACACACTGAAGGTATACTGAGGAAATCTATTGAGACTATGATAgg AACGGTagtattttcaaatatgtttCGGAAACTACTAGAGTTATCAATTGATCAAAAACCTCCAATATACAAAAGTGTCAGAAATCCTTTTGCATACACACATGGCAATACTAGTGATTTAACAAAACTTCACCACAGGGATGCGGCGGATATACTTTCCAGACccaaaatatttgaactgGCTAAGTGTTTTCAAACGGTTATGAACGATATGTTTACggatacatataattttaaacatatttcttcTGTGGAAGAATGCATGACGGAAATAGAAAAGTTTATTGGAAAGTACAGTGAATGTGACAAAAGTTGTGCTTGCAAGaaaaaacattga
- the LOC109593906 gene encoding tRNA (guanine-N(7)-)-methyltransferase, whose amino-acid sequence MSAVVVKENVSLPQKRHYRQRAHSNPIADHCFDYPTTPDDMDWSKYYPEMVKPNCDNNPLVEFADIGCGYGGLLITLATMFPEKLMIGMEIRVKVSDYVMDRIAALRVQNPNKYQNVACLRSNAMKYLPNFFKKGQLTKMFFLYPDPHFKKAKHKWRIINQCLLAEYAYVLAIGGIVYTVTDVKDLHDWMVQHFVEHPLFERISDQELESDSVVPNLFSSSEEGQKVSRNNGDKFLAVFRRVVDPTEK is encoded by the exons atgagtgcCGTAGTGGTGAAAGAAAATGTTTCTCTGCCGCAAAAGCGGCACTACAGGCAAAGAGCCCACTCAAATCCAATAGCTGACCACTGTTTCGATTA TCCCACAACACCTGATGATATGGATTGGTCAAAATATTATCCAGAAATGGTAAAACCTAATTGCGATAACAACCCCCTTGTAGAATTTGCTGATATAGGTTGTGGATATGGTGGTCTTTTAATAACACTTGCCACAATGTTCcctgaaaaattaatgataggAATGGAAATTCGTGTTAAAGTCTCTGACTATGTAATGGACCGGATTGCTGCTCTAAGAGTGCAAaatcctaacaaatatcagaatGTCGCATGTTTGAGGAGCAATGCtatgaaatatttaccaaatttctttaaaaagggGCAG ttgacCAAAATGTTTTTCTTGTACCCAGATCCTCATTTCAAGAAAGCCAAACACAAATGGAGAATAATTAATCAGTGTTTATTAGCAGAATATGCTTATGTTTTAGCTATAGGTGGAATTGTTTATACAGTTACAGATGTTAAAGATTTACATGATTGGATGGTGCAGCATTTTGTTGAACATCCTCTGTTTGAAAGGATATCAGATCAAGAATTA GAAAGTGATTCAGTTGTACCAAATTTATTCAGTAGTTCTGAGGAGGGACAAAAAGTGTCCAGAAACAATGGAGACAAGTTTTTAGCAGTTTTTAGGCGCGTTGTTGATCCAACAGAAAAATAG
- the LOC109593943 gene encoding ubiquitin-protein ligase E3B, giving the protein MFHKADNQKDSFLEQTKAAREERALEKKKENGAVLIQSAIRGWLQRRRFSLLITDEFDGTLPDFSPRTNEIDEEPAGNKPQLKPNLQVYLQVKRLLLVFNKDRDKERFFKLCHYLVASLESESLKLNYVGVAFNKEHVISWISHMKHILWICMEYLNDLKPEISSDYSRIVLLLHVLVSYTSTNQWGIFTKRKDMEVLRPGMNQMCCNIMGELFQKGYYRIIKQVLLKGLCRNRVPFTHAALAAVLSLSLRPLVAANFSDKLMTMYLIHILSTPGLIKYCCQLSDESITQMKSNKIFARSLELLSSQQSMRIVFNTLEGNYALCLLANLLQLGMFEKDTALKDMSFPTFTVVVTGLLESCQNYVVTKQSNTTHWHEVLGWFAQPIDQYLQASMNHIKEQLSLLWNNDMIQIILGNYLSELVAGSEPPQPTLSPTNPNNPFLNTGIFKKVLEARSNRNNVQRNWRALGSPEVHRIVLICSLYHTALNTLTQLQLDILTGLCYQNNILYDLWLFICSLGPNCGLRTFLDHLAFNTKGTAPEFQLLQLFCDCMRHYVTILDDMEMYEQQKLFHLSDFVVMSHFINTFLYKAVLGNLFDLKTIQSNSLFQSLHTLLMLLYRRDCRRNYTPPNHWLVRDIKVSGFIADLEKGRRAPHLLLQYMPHIIPHEDRVRLFRKYITNEKTVLGLTESACASPQSTLITVHRSRIVEDGYRQLALLPPQALKGVIRVRFINEQGLDEAGIDQDGVFKEFLEESIKRVFDPALNLFKVTSEERLYPSPTSYLQDNHLQLFEFVGRMLGKAVYEGIVVDVPFASFFLSMVSGQTAVAFYSCVDELPSLDPDLYRSLSYIKHYDGDVSKLDLTFSSDEDRMGKVVTHELTPGGRAIPVTNENKISYIHKMARFRMHKQIKEQTAAFIRGFRSIINPDWLTLFSTPELQRLISGDNVPLDLKDLRKHTQYYGGFHDSHRVVGWLWEILEKDFTEDEKGMFLKFVTSCSKPPLLGFAHLEPPFSIRCVEVGDDEDMGDTIASVFRGFFTIRKKDPQNRLPTSSTCFNLLKLPNYQKKSTLREKLRYAVTCNTGFELS; this is encoded by the exons ATGTTTCACAAAGCTGATAACCAAAAAGACAGCTTCTTAGAACAGACAAAAGCAGCGCGAGAAGAACGAGCCTTAGAAAAAAAGAAAGAGAATGGTGCTGTTTTAATACAATCAGCTATCCGAGGATGGCTTCAAAGAAGACGATTTTCTTTGTTGATTAC GGATGAATTCGATGGCACCCTTCCTGATTTCAGTCCAAGAACCAACGAAATTGACGAGGAGCCTGCAGGCAACAAGCCTCAGCTGAAGCCTAACTTGCAGGTATACCTGCAAGTGAAAAGGTTGCTTTTGGTGTTCAACAAAGATCGAGATAAGGAAAGGTTTTTCAAACTGTGCCACTACTTAGTTGCAAGTCTAGAAAGTGAATCGCTCAAGCTGAACTATGTAGGCGTCGCTTTCAACAAAGAACATGTTATATCATGGATATCACACATGAAACACATTCTGTGGATCTGcatggaatatttaaatgatctcAAGCCTGAAATTTCTAGTGATTATTCCCGAATTGTCCTGCTTTTACATGTACTTGTCTCTTACACAAGCACAAACCAATGGGGCATATTCACTAAAAGGAAAGACATGGAAGTACTTAGACCAGGCATGAATCAAATGTGCTGCAACATCATGGGTGAATTGTTCCAAAAGGGTTATTACAGGATCATTAAGCAGGTGCTGTTGAAAGGGTTGTGCAGGAACAGGGTTCCTTTTACTCATGCTGCCTTGGCGGCTGTTCTCAGTTTGTCACTCAGGCCTTTGGTGGCAGCCAATTTTTCTGATAAACTTATGACGATGTATTTGATTCACATACTCTCAACTCCTGGTTTGATTAAGTACTGTTGTCAGTTATCTGATGAG tcaaTAACACAAATGAAGTCTAATAAGATTTTCGCCAGAAGTTTAGAATTATTGTCCAGCCAACAATCAATGAGAATAGTCTTCAACACTCTGGAAGGAAATTATGCTCTGTGCCTTTTAGCTAACTTGCTCCAATTGGGAATGTTCGAAAAGGACACAGCTCTAAAAGACATGAGCTTCCCAACATTCACA GTTGTGGTGACCGGTTTGTTGGAAAGCTGCCAAAACTACGTGGTAACGAAACAGTCGAATACGACACATTGGCACGAAGTCCTGGGATGGTTCGCACAGCCGATTGATCAATATTTGCAAGCATCCATGAACCACATCAAAGAACAACTGAGCCTGCTGTGGAACAACGACATGATACAAATCATCTTGGGCAACTATTTGTCCGAGCTGGTTGCGGGCAGTGAACCACCACAGCCTACACTCAGCCCTACCAATCCCAACAACCCGTTCCTGAACACcggcatttttaaaaaagtgctGGAGGCGCGTAGCAATCGAAACAACGTGCAGCGCAACTGGCGGGCCCTGGGAAGCCCCGAGGTGCACAGAATCGTTTTGATCTGTTCACTTTATCACACAGCTTTGAACACATTGACCCAACTGCAGTTGGATATCCTCACGGGGCTTTGttaccaaaataatattttgtatgattTGTGGCTGTTCATATGTTCCTTGGGGCCGAACTGTGGACTCCGAACATTTCTTGATCATCTGGCTTTTAATACCAAAGGCACGGCGCCTGAGTTTCAGCTGTTGCAACTTTTTTGTGACTGTATGAGGCACTACGTTAC GATTTTGGATGACATGGAGATGTACGAACAACAAAAACTGTTCCATCTCTCGGACTTCGTCGTGATGTCGCACTTCATCAACACGTTTTTGTACAAGGCAGTTTTGGGCAACCTTTTTG ATTTGAAGACGATACAAAGCAACAGCCTGTTCCAAAGCCTCCATACACTTCTGATGTTGCTCTATCGGCGAGACTGCCGCCGAAATTACACCCCTCCGAATCATTGGCTGGTCAGGGATATTAAAGTGTCCGGGTTTATCGCTGACTTAGAAAAAGGTCGAAGGGCCCCGCACCTCCTTCTCCAGTACATGCCACATATCATACCACACGAAGATCGCGTCCGGTTGTTCCGGAAGTACATTACGAACGAGAAAACCGTACTCGGTCTCACTGAATCCGCATGCGCATCTCCACAATCGACTCTAATAACCGTTCACAGGTCGAGGATCGTGGAGGACGGCTACAGGCAACTAGCCTTGCTCCCGCCGCAAGCTTTGAAGGGTGTGATCAGGGTTAGGTTTATAAATGAGCAAGGTTTGGACGAGGCCGGCATCGACCAGGATGGGGTTTTCAAGGAGTTTCTGGAGGAGAGCATCAAACGGGTGTTCGATCCGgctttaaatttgttcaagGTGACGAGCGAGGAACGATTGTATCCGTCTCCGACGTCTTATCTTCAGGACAACCATTTGCAGTTGTTCGAGTTTGTGGGAAGGATGCTGGGCAAAGct GTGTACGAGGGGATCGTGGTGGATGTTCCTTTCGCCTCGTTCTTCCTCAGCATGGTTTCTGGTCAGACGGCTGTGGCGTTTTACAGCTGCGTAGACGAATTACCCAGTTTAGATCCTGATTTGTACAGAAGTTTGAGTTATATTAAACACTACGATGGCGACGTGTCCAAGTTGGATTTGACTTTTAGCTCAGATGAGGACAGAATGGGTAAAGTGGTTACCCACGAATTGACGCCAGGTGGGAGAGCCATTCCGGTTACAAACGAAAATAA GATAAGTTACATTCATAAAATGGCAAGATTTCGCAtgcataaacaaataaaagagcAAACTGCTGCTTTCATTCGGGGATTTAGGTCTATAATTAACCCTGATTGGCTAACTTTGTTTTCAACTCCAGAA tTACAAAGATTGATATCGGGCGACAACGTACCGTTAGATTTGAAAGATTTACGGAAACACACCCAGTATTATGGTGGCTTTCATGATTCCCACAGGGTTGTGGGTTGGTTGTGGGAAATTTTGGAGAAGGATTTCACCGAGGACGAAAAAGGAATGTTCCTTAAG tttgttaCAAGTTGTTCCAAACCTCCACTACTCGGCTTCGCTCATTTAGAACCGCCGTTTTCAATCAGATGTGTGGAAGTGGGTGATGATGAGGACATGGGTGATACAATAG CAAGTGTTTTTCGAGGATTTTTCACTATTCGGAAAAAAGATCCCCAGAACCGTTTGCCGACGTCGTCCACATGCTTTAACCTGTTGAAACTGCCAAACTACCAGAAGAAAAGTACCCTACGAGAAAAATTAAGATACGCCGTCACATGCAACACCGGCTTTGAACTTTCGTAA